One stretch of Daphnia pulicaria isolate SC F1-1A chromosome 6, SC_F0-13Bv2, whole genome shotgun sequence DNA includes these proteins:
- the LOC124344429 gene encoding 39S ribosomal protein L21, mitochondrial-like, with product MAALMFRNVLSKLSQLQITPIKSLRPNGIINCTSSANYVLQAQAIEKCAIRMLRSEASNNFEGTKLNASQPTSAKPQQEVLENQHESEIAITKETIAKVNSQIELNSHGRLFAVIHLAGKQRRVTDGDLIMIEGAHPADVGDVIRAEKVLLLGSRDFTLIGRPLLRPDLVRVEATVVEKSLTHTKTVFRNRRRKNTRSINFCRSHFSIMRINCVRLEGLVDQRPEIEGVDGRIF from the exons atggcGGCCCTCATGTTTAGAAATGTGTTGTCAAAATTATCTCAATTGCAAATAACACCAATAAAATCTTTGAGGCCAAATG GTATCATAAATTGTACTTCCTCTGCAAACTATGTTTTGCAAGCTCAAGCTATTGAGAAATGTGCGATCCGCATGTTACGTTCAGAGGCATCCAATAATTTTGAAGGAACAAAGTTAAATGCTTCACAACCAACCTCAGCAAAGCCACAACAAGAGGTCTTGGAAAATCAGCATGAATCTGAAATCGCCATCACCAAAG aaACTATTGCAAAAGTCAACAGTCAGATAGAATTAAATTCCCATGGAAGACTTTTTGCTGTAATCCATTTGGCTGGCAAGCAAAGACGAGTGACAGATGGTGATCTCATTATGATTGAAGGAGCACACCCTGCTGATGTGGGGGATGTTATTCGTGCCGAAAAGGTTCTCCTCCTTGGCTCAAGAGATTTCACCTTGATAGGGCGACCTCTCCTTCGCCCTGACTTGGTGAGAGTAGAAGCCACAGTGGTTGAAAAGTCTCTCACACACACCAAAACTGTTTTTCGGaatagaagaaggaagaacacTAGAAGCATCAACT TTTGCAGAAGTCATTTCTCGATTATGAGAATCAACTGTGTTCGCCTTGAGGGTCTGGTTGACCAGCGCCCCGAAATCGAAGGTGTCGAtggaagaattttttga
- the LOC124344489 gene encoding G1/S-specific cyclin-D2-like: MEDLLCCEAQVDYECRAYADPVLLKDERVLQNLLSSEERHVLSSSYFDCLQSELKPHMRKIVTEWMLEVCEEQQCQPDVYWLAVNYMDRFLSVSPITKSRLQLLGAVCLFLASKLKETTPLTAEKLVLYTDRSINYDELWQWELLVLSRLKWDICSITPHDFVDHLMTRLDVSNPWGPVRRTAHGYIALCALEYKFAMCSPSMIASACVVAALRNELDPTMSAADLTVSDILSQLQTITNIETEILRGCFEQVDEFLRSLAPSSTLMTSCEVQSNASLGIVSCSTEANIPSNSAAAITSKNEHEKAGTPTDVRDIHF; this comes from the exons ATGGAGGATCTCTTGTGTTGCGAAGCTCAAGTCGATTACGAATGCCGGGCCTACGCCGATCCTGTTTTGCTTAAGGACGAAAGAGTCCTGCAGAATTTACTCTCGTCGGAGGAACGCCACGTCCTTTCTTCATCCTATTTCGATTGCCTCCAGTCTGAGCTGAAACCCCACATGAGGAAAATTGTCACCGAATGGATGCTGGAG GTTTGCGAAGAGCAGCAATGCCAACCTGACGTCTACTGGTTGGCCGTCAACTACATGGATCGCTTCTTAAGTGTCAGCCCCATCACCAAGAGCCGTCTACAGTTGCTGGGCGCAGTCTGCCTCTTCCTGGCCTCCAAACTCAAAGAAACGACTCCGCTCACAGCCGAAAAGTTGGTCCTCTACACGGATCGCTCCATCAACTACGACGAACTCTGG caaTGGGAATTGTTGGTGTTGAGCCGTCTCAAGTGGGACATTTGCTCCATCACACCACACGACTTTGTCGACCACCTCATGACTCGATTGGATGTCAGCAATCCTTGGGGGCCGGTTAGACGGACTGCACACGGCTACATTGCTTTGTGCGCCCTAGAGTACAAGTTCGCCATGTGTTCGCCCAGCATGATCGCCTCTGCTTGCGTCGTGGCCGCTCTACGAAACGAACTCGATCCGACCATGTCCGCCGCTGATTTGACCGTCAGCGACATCCTCTCCCAGCTGCAAACCATCACCAACATTGAAACC GAAATCTTGCGAGGTTGTTTCGAACAAGTGGACGAATTTCTGCGATCGTTGGCTCCTTCATCAACGCTAATGACTTCGTGTGAGGTCCAATCGAACGCTTCATTGGGTATCGTGTCTTGTTCGACCGAGGCCAACATTCCTTCCAACTCGGCTGCCGCCATCACTTCAAAAAACGAGCATGAGAAAGCCGGAACGCCCACCGACGTCCGGGatattcatttttga
- the LOC124344427 gene encoding probable phosphoglycerate kinase — protein sequence MSLKKVSIDSVPLSGQRVLIRVDFNVPMKNGAITNTQRIVAALDTVKYALEQGAKSVVLMSHLGRPDGHKEDKYSMKPVAPVLKELLNREITFLEDCVGADVEAACADPAQGSVILLENLRFHVEEEGKGVDAAGNKIKAAKEDVQKFQESLRRLGDVYINDAFGTAHRAHASMLGTGFDVRASGFLLKKELAYFAKALDNPERPFLAILGGAKVADKIQLIGNLLDQVNEMIIGGGMAYTFLKVINGMQIGNSLFDEEGSKIVKDLVAKAEKNGVKLHLPVDFTCADKFAEDAATQSASVESGIPEGWMGLDCGPNTIAHFVDPIQRAKTIVWNGPVGVFEFEKFATGTKAVMDAVVLATQNGATTIIGGGDTATCAAKWGTEDKVSHVSTGGGASLELLEGKVLPGVAALSDA from the exons atgtcttTGAAGAAAGTTAGCATCGATTCAGTCCCATTGTCTGGACAACGAGTTTTGATTAG GGTGGACTTCAACGTTCCCATGAAAAATGGAGCCATTACTAATACCCAGCGTATTGTTGCAGCTCTTGATACTGTTAAATATGCACTTGAGCAAGGAGCTAAGAGTGTTGTTTTAATGTCTCACTTGGGTCGCCCTGATGGTCATAAGGAAGACAAGTATTCAATGAAACCCGTTGCACCAGTTCTTAAGGAATTGTTGAACAG GGAAATCACTTTCCTGGAGGATTGTGTTGGAGCTGATGTAGAGGCTGCCTGTGCTGACCCAGCCCAAGGCTCAGTCATTCTTCTTGAAAACCTCCGCTTccatgttgaagaagaaggcaAAGGTGTTGATGCTGCTGGAAATAAG ATAAAGGCTGCTAAAGAGGACgttcaaaaattccaagaGTCCCTGCGCCGGTTGGGTGATGTTTACATCAACGATGCTTTCGGAACAGCTCACCGAGCTCATGCCTCGATGTTGGGAACTGGATTCGATGTTCGAGCTTCCGGTTTCCTCTTGAAGAAAGAGTTGGCTTATTTCGCCAAAGCACTTGATAACCCTGAACGTCCATTCCTGGCTATTCTTGGTGGTGCTAAAGTTGCGGATAAAATCCAGTTGATTGGCAACTTGCTTGACCAAGTTAACGAAATGATCATCGGTGGTGGCATGGCGTACACTTTCCTGAAAGTCATCAACGGCatgcag ATCGGTAACTCGTTGTTCGACGAGGAAGGATCCAAAATAGTCAAGGATTTGGTAGCCAAAGCAGAGAAAAATGGAGTGAAGCTTCATCTTCCTGTCGACTTTACTTGCGCAGACAAGTTTGCTGAGGACGCTGCTACACAGTCCGCCAGCGTTGAGTCTGGAATTCCCGAAGGTTGGATGGGCTTGGATTGTGGACCAAATACAATTGCACACTTTGTAGACCCAATCCAAAGAGCCAAAACAATTGTTTGGAACGG ACCTGTGGGAGTCTTTGAATTCGAGAAATTTGCGACTGGTACAAAGGCTGTCATGGATGCTGTTGTTCTTGCGACCCAAAACGGCGCCACTACTATCATTG gtgGAGGAGATACAGCGACCTGCGCTGCCAAATGGGGAACAGAGGACAAGGTTAGCCATGTCTCTACTGGAGGTGGAGCCTCTCTAGAGTTGTTGGAAGGCAAAGTTCTGCCAGGCGTCGCCGCGCTTTCTGATGCATAA
- the LOC124344428 gene encoding uncharacterized protein LOC124344428 — translation MEVDQIWNIFESQGLKLPDYLIKLLLCSGYDNLQSLCKLTSHQLIEELENYATDCLDASDLGFSESEAKYYFSNRTMKFNILPGHKHLLVTAAEMAAKLIQHSDNEDECEFEKLPIENDQSIMVDDKPSQHNGLHFLSEFSSLGSRNKTPKSTIPSNSHSEPIASVEEEQNSLIEFLKTWIARKILSGLLAPFLFDVDYRVQVYRPKSSNQSSRTDIYSFVCLRCNTTIRAFKRPNGQNWNAANVCRHITTVHFLATSKSPKKLNYHVSSLSTPPLSDSSPNEQDPLN, via the exons ATGGAAGTTGATCAGATCTGGAATATCTTCGAAAGTCAGG GCCTGAAGCTGCCAGACTATCTGATCAAACTACTTTTGTGCAGTGGATATGATAATCTACAATCTCTATGTAAATTGACCTCTCACCAACTAATTGAagaattagaaaattatgCAACAGATTGTTTGGATGCTTCTGACTTGGGCTTCTCTGAATCTGAAGCAAAATATTACTTCAGTAATCGAACAATGAAATTTAACATTCTCCCAGGACACAAGCATCTACTTGTTACTGCAGCTGAAATGGCCGCAAAGCTGATACAACATTCTGACAATGAAGATGAATGTGAATTTGAGAAATTACCTATAGAAAATGATCAATCAATAATGGTTGATGATAAACCAAGTCAGCACAATGGTCTACATTTTCTTTCAGAGTTTTCTTCTCTTGGAAGTCGTAATAAAACTCCAAAATCTACTATACCATCAAATAGTCATTCTGAGCCGATTGCATCGGTCGAAGAAGAGCAAAATTCGTTGATAGAATTCCTAAAAACATGGATCGCTCGGAAAATTCTATCAGGACTCTTAGCACCCTTCCTTTTCGATGTTGACTACAGAGTACAAGTATATCGACCGAAATCGAGCAATCAGTCAAGTCGGACAGACATTTATTCGTTTGTCTGCCTTCGCTGCAACACGACGATAAGGGCATTCAAGCGACCAAATGGTCAGAATTGGAATGCTGCAAATGTTTGCCGCCACATTACCACCGTTCATTTTCTGGCAACATCAAAAtcacccaaaaaattaaactacCACGTCTCAAGCCTTTCGACGCCGCCCCTCTCCGACTCGTCGCCAAATGAACAAGATCCTCTTAATTAA